From Candidatus Manganitrophus morganii, the proteins below share one genomic window:
- a CDS encoding arylesterase, whose product MKQGIVLFLLVFFLFGTADDPGRSPFFAAHAQERERVIVAFGDSLTAGLGVAASEGYPAVLEEKLKEAGFSYRVVNSGVSGETTAGGLRRVDWVLRSRPEIVVLELGANDGLRGLDLIQTEKNLAGIIERLQEAGVEVILAGMKMPPNYGKEYTEGFERIFPRLAARYRLTLIPFFLDGVAAQSNLNQADGIHPTGQGYRVIVDRIWPIIKPLLKK is encoded by the coding sequence TTGAAGCAAGGGATCGTTTTATTTTTACTGGTTTTTTTTCTTTTCGGGACGGCGGATGATCCCGGAAGGAGCCCCTTCTTTGCGGCCCATGCGCAGGAGCGGGAGCGGGTGATCGTCGCCTTCGGCGACAGCCTCACGGCCGGCCTGGGGGTCGCGGCAAGCGAAGGGTACCCGGCGGTGCTGGAGGAAAAGTTGAAAGAGGCCGGCTTTTCTTATCGGGTCGTCAATTCGGGGGTGAGCGGGGAGACGACCGCGGGGGGACTCCGCCGGGTCGATTGGGTCCTACGAAGCCGGCCGGAGATCGTCGTTTTGGAGCTTGGCGCCAACGACGGGCTGCGCGGGCTCGACCTGATTCAAACCGAAAAAAACCTTGCCGGCATTATCGAGCGGCTCCAGGAAGCCGGGGTGGAGGTGATTTTGGCCGGGATGAAGATGCCGCCCAATTACGGGAAGGAGTATACGGAAGGGTTTGAGAGGATTTTTCCGAGACTCGCCGCGCGATACCGGCTGACGTTGATCCCGTTTTTCCTAGACGGGGTCGCCGCGCAATCGAATCTCAACCAGGCCGACGGCATCCATCCGACGGGGCAGGGTTACCGCGTCATCGTCGATCGAATCTGGCCGATCATCAAACCGTTGCTGAAAAAATAA
- a CDS encoding DUF3108 domain-containing protein — protein MTKRVAPLLFFLILFPALTLERTTPGAFGAIPPVSYASPVPFAPGERFVYDVLLNDTKVGKAVMKVEETILEGRAVYHLISEVKSSGFFSLLVPINDRVESYMDMKGLYSHRIEIRKERRRKTEEKVVTFDQVGHRAVQWKNNEAETFEIPPRVQDSLSSLYFFRTQPLPDTGEEISIDIHESEKNGKLEVRSLSRQRVTTPAGTFQTTKVETALPKEGPLSSKGRVFIWFTEDDKRVPVLMQTESKRGVITVLLSSQREGKEHPLTAEAF, from the coding sequence ATGACGAAACGTGTCGCCCCCCTCCTTTTTTTCTTGATCCTTTTTCCCGCCTTGACGCTGGAGAGGACCACTCCCGGCGCATTCGGCGCCATCCCCCCCGTCTCATACGCCTCGCCGGTTCCCTTCGCCCCCGGCGAGCGGTTCGTTTACGATGTCCTGCTCAATGACACCAAGGTGGGGAAGGCGGTCATGAAGGTGGAGGAAACGATCCTGGAGGGGAGAGCGGTCTATCACCTGATCTCCGAGGTGAAATCGAGCGGTTTTTTTTCCCTTCTCGTTCCGATCAACGATCGGGTGGAGTCCTACATGGATATGAAGGGCCTCTATTCGCACCGGATTGAAATCCGAAAGGAGCGGCGCAGAAAGACGGAAGAAAAGGTGGTGACTTTCGATCAAGTCGGCCATCGCGCGGTTCAGTGGAAGAACAATGAAGCGGAGACATTCGAAATTCCGCCTCGGGTTCAAGATTCCTTGAGCTCGCTTTACTTTTTCAGAACACAGCCGCTTCCGGATACCGGCGAGGAGATCTCCATCGATATCCATGAGAGCGAAAAGAACGGCAAGCTGGAGGTCCGGAGTCTATCCAGGCAGCGTGTAACGACCCCCGCCGGGACCTTTCAAACGACGAAAGTCGAGACGGCCCTCCCGAAAGAAGGCCCCCTCTCAAGCAAAGGCCGCGTTTTTATCTGGTTTACGGAGGACGACAAGCGGGTTCCGGTTTTGATGCAGACGGAAAGCAAGCGGGGGGTGATCACGGTGCTTCTCTCCTCGCAACGGGAAGGGAAGGAGCATCCTCTCACCGCCGAAGCGTTTTGA
- the era gene encoding GTPase Era yields the protein MSYRSGFIAIIGRPNVGKSTLLNHLLGQKVSIISDKPQTTRNRIVGVKTLPEGQMVFFDTPGIHKARNKLNQRMVQTAIGSLQEVDLIFFMVEPDPEPGEGDRFIAEHLQQIKTPKVLVINKIDLVKKDRLIPLLSFYNEKTQFSEIFPISALTGENIDRLVPTALSYLPEGEPIFPEDLVTDQPVRFLAGEIIREKVFQKTHEEIPYAVAVYIDTFKEEEEKNLITIQATLFVERDSQKGILIGQKGQMLKEIGKQAREELETLLGTRIFLELWVKVKKGWGKNDAFLTEMGY from the coding sequence ATGTCTTACCGTTCAGGATTTATCGCAATTATCGGTCGTCCCAACGTCGGGAAGTCGACGCTGCTCAATCACCTCTTGGGTCAGAAGGTTTCGATCATCTCGGACAAGCCGCAGACGACCCGCAACCGAATCGTCGGCGTGAAGACCCTTCCCGAAGGGCAGATGGTCTTCTTTGATACCCCCGGAATTCATAAGGCCCGGAACAAGCTGAACCAGCGGATGGTCCAAACGGCGATCGGATCACTTCAGGAGGTCGACCTGATCTTTTTCATGGTCGAGCCCGATCCGGAGCCGGGGGAGGGGGACCGATTCATCGCCGAACACTTGCAGCAGATCAAGACGCCGAAGGTATTGGTGATCAACAAAATCGATCTTGTGAAGAAAGATCGATTGATTCCGCTTCTTTCTTTTTATAACGAGAAGACCCAATTTTCGGAGATTTTCCCGATCTCCGCCCTTACCGGGGAGAACATCGACCGCTTGGTTCCCACCGCCCTCTCCTATCTCCCCGAAGGAGAGCCGATTTTTCCGGAGGATCTGGTCACCGATCAGCCGGTCCGTTTTTTGGCCGGCGAAATCATCCGCGAAAAGGTCTTTCAAAAGACCCACGAAGAAATCCCCTACGCCGTCGCCGTCTACATCGATACGTTCAAAGAGGAGGAAGAGAAGAATCTCATCACGATCCAAGCGACCCTTTTCGTGGAGCGGGATTCCCAGAAAGGCATTTTGATCGGGCAGAAGGGTCAGATGCTGAAAGAGATCGGAAAACAGGCGCGGGAAGAGCTGGAGACCCTCCTCGGGACCCGCATCTTCCTGGAGTTGTGGGTCAAGGTCAAAAAGGGGTGGGGGAAGAATGACGCCTTCTTGACCGAAATGGGATACTGA
- a CDS encoding septum formation initiator family protein, with protein sequence MRNRTKGEVAHRQSRLKRLFCAMALVANGYLLLSLLFGEMGLLKFIKMKQTYAHFLRENEALREENERLGRRIKTLKTDSDAIEQIARDRLGLAKEGELIYEFYD encoded by the coding sequence ATGAGAAATCGGACTAAAGGGGAAGTCGCGCATCGGCAGAGCCGTCTAAAACGCCTCTTTTGCGCGATGGCCCTCGTCGCCAACGGCTATCTCCTTCTCTCCCTTCTTTTCGGCGAAATGGGGCTGCTGAAATTCATCAAGATGAAGCAGACCTATGCGCACTTTCTGAGAGAGAATGAAGCGCTCCGGGAGGAGAATGAAAGGCTCGGCCGGCGGATCAAGACATTAAAGACCGATTCCGATGCCATCGAGCAGATCGCCCGGGACCGTCTGGGGCTGGCAAAAGAGGGAGAGCTGATCTATGAATTTTATGACTGA
- the eno gene encoding phosphopyruvate hydratase produces the protein MSQIADVHAREILDSRGNPTVEVEVFLESGAVGRAAAPSGASTGEREALELRDKDAKRYHGKGVLKATENIRKKIRPEIIGLFAEEQAALDEALITLDGTPNKRSLGANAILGVSLAAAKAAAEERGMAFYRYLGGLGARELPVPMMNIINGGAHADNGLDFQEFMIIPAGGATFSDALRMGVEIFHSLKSVLKKKGYTTAVGDEGGFAPAVRSHREALEMIIRGIEAAGYRPERDVLLALDAAASEFHEKGKYHLKSEGKSFSSEEMVRYYEELIDLFPIVSIEDGLSENDWKGWKMLTEHLGKRVQLVGDDLFVTNEKTLDKGIREGIGNAILIKLNQIGTLTETLNTIGRAKQAGYGTIVSHRSGETEDTTISDLAVGTGAGQIKTGSLSRTDRTAKYNQLLRIEEELGDAAVFRGKNLYSK, from the coding sequence ATGAGTCAAATTGCTGATGTTCATGCGCGTGAGATTTTAGATTCCCGCGGCAATCCGACGGTCGAAGTGGAAGTGTTTCTCGAAAGCGGCGCCGTCGGCCGGGCCGCGGCCCCTTCGGGAGCGTCGACCGGGGAGCGGGAGGCGCTGGAGCTTCGCGACAAAGACGCGAAGCGCTACCATGGGAAAGGGGTTCTCAAGGCGACCGAGAACATCCGCAAGAAGATCCGGCCGGAGATCATCGGTCTTTTTGCCGAAGAGCAGGCGGCCCTCGATGAAGCGCTGATCACGCTGGACGGGACCCCGAACAAGCGGTCGTTGGGGGCGAATGCGATCCTCGGCGTCTCCCTCGCCGCGGCGAAAGCGGCCGCGGAGGAGCGGGGAATGGCGTTTTATCGTTATCTCGGGGGGCTCGGGGCGCGGGAGCTTCCGGTTCCGATGATGAATATCATCAACGGCGGCGCGCACGCCGACAACGGTCTCGATTTTCAGGAGTTCATGATCATCCCGGCGGGGGGAGCCACCTTTTCGGACGCGCTCCGGATGGGGGTGGAGATTTTCCACAGCCTTAAATCGGTTTTGAAAAAGAAGGGGTATACCACCGCGGTCGGCGATGAGGGAGGATTCGCCCCGGCGGTCCGGTCGCACAGGGAAGCGTTGGAAATGATCATCAGGGGGATCGAGGCGGCCGGCTACCGGCCTGAGCGGGATGTGTTGTTGGCCCTCGATGCGGCGGCGAGCGAGTTTCACGAAAAGGGGAAATACCATCTCAAATCCGAGGGGAAGTCGTTTTCTTCCGAAGAGATGGTCCGCTATTATGAGGAGCTGATCGATCTTTTTCCGATCGTCTCGATCGAAGATGGGCTTTCGGAGAACGATTGGAAAGGGTGGAAGATGCTGACCGAGCATTTGGGGAAACGGGTCCAGCTGGTCGGCGATGATCTCTTCGTCACCAATGAAAAGACCCTGGATAAGGGAATTCGGGAGGGGATCGGAAATGCCATCCTGATCAAGCTGAATCAAATCGGCACCTTGACCGAGACGCTCAATACGATCGGACGGGCGAAACAGGCGGGATATGGTACAATCGTTTCACATCGGTCGGGAGAGACCGAAGATACGACGATCTCCGACCTGGCGGTCGGCACCGGGGCTGGACAGATCAAGACCGGCTCGCTCTCCCGGACCGATCGAACCGCCAAATATAACCAGCTCCTTCGAATCGAAGAGGAGCTGGGCGATGCGGCGGTGTTTCGCGGGAAAAACCTTTATTCGAAATAA
- the gatB gene encoding Asp-tRNA(Asn)/Glu-tRNA(Gln) amidotransferase subunit GatB has protein sequence MKYEAVIGLEVHAQVFTESKIFCGCSTKFGQPPNSQTCPICLGHPGVLPVLNRKVVEQGIRIGLATHCKIAPYARFARKNYFYPDLPKGYQISMYELPLAEHGTVEIAVGEKMRRIGLTRIHMEEDAGKNLHEGIEAASHVDLNRAGVPLLEIVSEPDLRTPEEAVAYLKKLRAILVYTGVSDADMEKGNFRCDANVSLRPVGTEKFGTRAEIKNMNSFRFVQKAIEYEIARQEKILEEGGKVVQETRLWDAKSGMTFSMRSKEEAHDYRYFPEPDLVPLAVDQKWIDEIAATLPELPDAKRKRFVSEYQIPEYDAVILTGSQTLAAFFEETVRLYPKPKNVSNWVMGDLLRELNNENKEIDQAQVRPRQLAAMLKMIEVGTISGKIAKTVFEEMYRSGADPEKIVEEKGLVQVSDESALEGVIDEVMTANPKEVEGYRAGKEKLLGFFVGQVMKRSGGKANPGKLNELLKKKLQT, from the coding sequence ATGAAGTACGAAGCTGTCATTGGGCTTGAAGTGCATGCCCAGGTGTTCACCGAATCAAAAATCTTCTGCGGCTGCAGCACGAAGTTCGGCCAGCCGCCGAACAGCCAGACCTGTCCGATCTGTTTGGGCCATCCGGGGGTCTTGCCGGTGCTCAATCGGAAAGTGGTCGAGCAGGGGATTCGGATCGGGCTGGCGACCCATTGCAAGATCGCGCCCTATGCGCGCTTTGCGCGGAAGAACTATTTTTATCCCGACCTGCCGAAGGGATATCAGATTTCGATGTATGAGCTGCCGTTGGCCGAACACGGCACGGTCGAGATCGCCGTCGGCGAGAAGATGCGGCGGATCGGGCTCACCCGGATCCACATGGAAGAAGATGCCGGCAAAAATCTCCACGAGGGGATCGAAGCGGCGAGCCACGTCGATTTGAACCGGGCGGGGGTGCCGCTTCTGGAAATCGTCAGCGAGCCCGATCTTCGGACACCGGAAGAGGCGGTCGCCTATCTGAAGAAACTTCGCGCGATCCTGGTCTATACCGGCGTTTCCGATGCCGACATGGAGAAGGGAAATTTCCGTTGCGACGCCAACGTCTCGCTCCGGCCGGTCGGAACTGAAAAATTCGGCACCCGGGCCGAGATAAAAAATATGAACTCCTTCCGATTTGTCCAGAAAGCGATCGAGTACGAAATCGCGCGGCAGGAGAAAATTTTGGAGGAGGGGGGGAAGGTCGTTCAGGAGACCCGGCTTTGGGATGCCAAGAGCGGAATGACCTTTTCGATGCGAAGCAAAGAGGAGGCCCACGACTACCGCTACTTCCCCGAGCCCGATCTGGTTCCGCTCGCTGTCGATCAGAAATGGATCGATGAAATTGCGGCGACCCTGCCGGAGCTTCCCGATGCCAAGCGGAAACGGTTTGTCTCGGAATACCAGATCCCGGAATATGATGCGGTGATCCTGACCGGTTCGCAGACGCTGGCCGCTTTCTTCGAGGAAACCGTCCGGCTTTATCCGAAGCCGAAGAACGTCAGCAACTGGGTGATGGGGGATCTTCTCCGGGAGCTGAACAATGAGAATAAGGAGATCGACCAGGCGCAGGTCCGCCCCCGGCAGCTCGCGGCGATGCTGAAGATGATCGAAGTCGGAACGATCAGCGGAAAGATCGCCAAGACCGTCTTCGAAGAGATGTATCGGAGCGGCGCCGATCCCGAAAAGATCGTCGAGGAGAAGGGGCTCGTTCAGGTGAGCGATGAATCGGCGCTGGAAGGGGTGATCGACGAGGTGATGACGGCGAATCCGAAAGAGGTCGAGGGTTATCGGGCCGGCAAAGAGAAGCTTCTCGGGTTTTTCGTCGGACAGGTGATGAAGCGCTCCGGGGGAAAGGCGAACCCCGGCAAGCTGAACGAACTATTGAAGAAAAAATTGCAGACGTAG
- a CDS encoding gamma-glutamylcyclotransferase: MDHEQMQTRCPGHRVIGTVRLANYALAFTRWSRSWNSGTADILPERGKEICGVLYDLTLDDLKRMDKFADYPNSYIRQDVFVEMDGATLPALTYVAIRQGVFLPSRAYLSKMIQGAEKNKVSERYLGFLKSLRTHD, encoded by the coding sequence ATGGATCATGAGCAGATGCAAACCCGCTGTCCCGGACACCGCGTCATCGGTACGGTACGGCTGGCGAATTACGCCCTCGCCTTTACGCGGTGGTCCCGATCGTGGAACAGCGGGACCGCCGATATCCTTCCGGAGCGGGGAAAGGAGATCTGCGGCGTTCTTTATGATTTGACGCTGGATGACCTCAAACGGATGGATAAGTTCGCCGACTATCCGAATTCCTACATCCGCCAGGATGTCTTCGTGGAGATGGATGGGGCGACCCTTCCGGCGCTGACCTATGTGGCGATCCGTCAAGGCGTTTTCCTTCCCTCCCGGGCCTATCTGAGTAAAATGATCCAAGGGGCCGAGAAGAACAAAGTTTCGGAACGTTATCTCGGTTTTTTGAAATCGCTCCGAACGCATGATTGA
- the gatA gene encoding Asp-tRNA(Asn)/Glu-tRNA(Gln) amidotransferase subunit GatA gives MESTAHELHEALKKKSVSAKELVNAFYARIESVEKGVRAYNTLTQKEALAQADRIDQAIARGEAIGPLAGIPIALKDNLCLEGVRTTCSSKILDGYRPPYDATVVSRLKEAGVIFLGKTNMDEFAMGSSTENSAFEKTKNPWDLSRIPGGSSGGSAAAVAASEATAALGSDTGGSIRQPAACCGVVGLKPTYGRVSRYGLVAFASSLDQIGPLTKDVTDTATVMNVIGGYDRSDSTSADLPMPDLTRALRRDVRGMRLGVPKEYFIEGMDPEVEGSVAQAIETLKKLGAEVKEISLPHTEYAVATYYILATAEASSNLARYDGVRYGYRTPEARDLLEMYMKTRAEGFGPEVKRRIMLGTYALSAGYYDAYYKKAQQVRTLIKRDFDEAYQSVDVIVTPTAPTPAFRFGEKTADPLQMYLSDIFTISVNLAGIPAISLPGGFSKGGLPIGLQILGRAFDEEGILRVAYTFEQETEFHTRRPSLS, from the coding sequence GTGGAGTCAACCGCGCACGAGTTGCATGAGGCGCTGAAGAAGAAATCGGTCTCGGCGAAGGAGCTGGTGAACGCTTTCTACGCGCGGATCGAGTCGGTCGAAAAGGGGGTCCGCGCCTACAACACCCTCACGCAGAAAGAGGCGCTCGCGCAGGCCGACCGGATCGATCAGGCGATTGCGCGCGGAGAGGCGATCGGCCCGCTGGCCGGCATCCCGATCGCTCTCAAAGACAACCTCTGTCTCGAAGGAGTTCGGACGACCTGCTCTTCTAAAATCCTCGACGGTTATCGTCCGCCGTATGACGCGACCGTCGTCTCTCGGCTGAAGGAGGCGGGGGTGATCTTTCTCGGAAAGACCAATATGGATGAGTTCGCCATGGGCTCCTCGACAGAAAATTCGGCCTTCGAGAAGACCAAGAACCCCTGGGACCTCTCCCGGATTCCGGGGGGGTCGAGCGGCGGATCGGCCGCGGCGGTGGCCGCCTCGGAGGCGACGGCGGCGTTGGGGTCCGACACCGGCGGCTCCATCCGCCAGCCGGCGGCCTGCTGCGGGGTGGTCGGGTTGAAGCCGACCTACGGACGGGTCTCCCGATACGGTCTGGTGGCGTTTGCCTCATCGCTCGATCAGATCGGCCCGCTCACCAAAGATGTCACCGACACGGCGACCGTGATGAACGTGATCGGCGGCTACGATCGGTCCGATTCGACCTCGGCCGATCTTCCGATGCCCGACTTGACCCGCGCTTTGCGGCGCGATGTCCGGGGGATGCGCCTCGGTGTTCCGAAAGAATATTTCATCGAGGGGATGGACCCGGAGGTGGAAGGGTCGGTCGCGCAGGCGATCGAGACGCTCAAGAAGCTCGGGGCGGAGGTGAAGGAGATCTCGCTTCCCCACACCGAATATGCCGTGGCGACCTATTATATCTTGGCGACGGCGGAGGCGAGCTCCAACCTGGCGCGCTACGACGGCGTCCGGTACGGCTATCGGACCCCGGAAGCGCGCGATCTGCTGGAGATGTACATGAAGACGCGGGCCGAGGGATTCGGGCCGGAGGTGAAGCGGCGGATCATGCTCGGGACCTACGCCCTTTCTGCCGGCTATTATGATGCTTATTATAAAAAAGCGCAGCAGGTCCGGACGTTGATCAAGCGCGATTTCGACGAAGCCTACCAGTCGGTCGATGTCATCGTCACGCCGACCGCGCCGACCCCGGCGTTCCGCTTCGGCGAGAAGACCGCCGACCCGCTCCAGATGTATCTTTCCGATATCTTCACGATCTCGGTCAACCTTGCCGGAATCCCGGCGATCTCCCTCCCCGGCGGTTTCTCCAAGGGGGGGCTTCCGATCGGGCTGCAGATTTTGGGTCGCGCGTTCGACGAAGAGGGGATTCTTCGCGTCGCCTACACCTTTGAACAAGAAACGGAATTTCACACACGGAGGCCGTCGCTGTCGTGA
- a CDS encoding aspartate 1-decarboxylase — translation MLRSKIHRATITESELDYEGSITIDEGLMDAAGMLPYEQVMVSNLSNGERFVTYALPGVKGSGTICLNGPTARKGVVGDKVIIFCYASYSEEELKQYKPKVVKVDEKNRIEAIRSGI, via the coding sequence ATGTTACGATCCAAAATTCACCGGGCCACCATCACCGAGTCCGAGCTCGATTATGAGGGAAGCATCACGATCGACGAGGGGTTGATGGATGCGGCGGGGATGCTGCCGTATGAGCAGGTGATGGTCTCCAATCTCAGCAATGGCGAACGATTTGTGACCTATGCGTTGCCGGGGGTGAAGGGCTCCGGCACCATTTGTCTCAACGGGCCGACGGCCCGAAAGGGAGTGGTCGGGGATAAGGTCATCATTTTCTGTTATGCCTCCTACAGCGAAGAAGAGCTCAAGCAATACAAGCCGAAAGTGGTCAAGGTGGACGAAAAGAACCGAATCGAAGCGATCAGGAGCGGGATTTGA
- the gatC gene encoding Asp-tRNA(Asn)/Glu-tRNA(Gln) amidotransferase subunit GatC, whose translation MKISREEVLHVAKLARLELSSEEIERLTDQLSNILTYVEKLNQLDTKQVEPTSHVLSISNVFREDRARPSLPVEKALENAPDSEGPFFRVPKIIE comes from the coding sequence GTGAAAATCAGTCGGGAAGAGGTGTTGCACGTTGCGAAGCTGGCGCGGCTGGAGCTGTCGTCTGAAGAGATCGAACGGCTGACCGATCAGCTCAGCAACATCCTCACCTATGTCGAGAAACTCAATCAGCTCGACACAAAGCAGGTCGAGCCGACTTCCCACGTCCTGTCGATCTCGAATGTCTTTCGAGAGGATCGCGCAAGACCGTCGCTCCCGGTTGAGAAGGCATTGGAGAACGCGCCAGATTCGGAAGGGCCTTTTTTCCGGGTCCCGAAGATCATTGAGTAG
- a CDS encoding UvrD-helicase domain-containing protein: protein MTDLLSGLNPQQREAVRHTEGPLLILAGAGSGKTRVITHRIAYLVEQCGVSPAAILGVTFTNKASEEMRERIAKLVSPEKCRRLTISTFHAACLKFLRRHIHLLGYKNDFLIYDAGDQLALVKGCTEALSVNEDLYPPRTFLTRISQLKHQLMSPAEFAEKGADYGLDDKLKKVYALYQERLLAAQGLDFDDLLGLTIRLFESVPEVCRRYREQYEYILVDEYQDTNPAQYRLIRLLTSERRNLCVVGDDDQSIYAFRGADVGNILSFERDFPDTKVVILNQNYRSTRTILAAASAVIENNTKRKSKQLFTENPTGEPILWSQVESEEEEAGFVRDTIRGLVDREGRTLSDFCILYRTNAQSRVMEEALRNAGIPYFIFGGLRFYERKEIKDLIAYLRLTVYPEDALSLRRVINLPQRGVGTTSLDRLATYAETHALSLYDAIGRIVSGSDAMLPDQIELTGGARRGLSAFYQFIEAIRIVSESQPLSQVVRYLIEELHYLDYLKKEFTTEAEGRIENVMEFIDAADQFHPIVDEEELSGVAETERPTDLKAFLDQIALVSNGDERDASGGGVTLMTLHSAKGLEFPVVFLIGMEEGLFPHSRSLTDLREMEEERRLCYVGMTRAMERLYLVSAAHRRLYGSSQWNAPSRFIQELPKEGITIVSRRPAFRPEADGRRAQSWRVKKESDDPVYNDIQESEAGLFPVGAMVRHPLFGIGRVQRCEGEGEGAKVTVAFSSAGTKKLALKYARLEKCS, encoded by the coding sequence TTGACTGATCTTCTCAGCGGTTTGAATCCCCAGCAGCGCGAAGCGGTCCGGCATACGGAGGGGCCGCTTCTTATTTTGGCCGGCGCCGGAAGCGGCAAGACCCGCGTGATCACGCACCGAATCGCCTATCTGGTCGAGCAGTGCGGCGTTTCCCCCGCCGCGATTCTCGGGGTCACCTTCACCAACAAAGCTTCCGAAGAGATGCGGGAGCGGATTGCGAAGCTGGTTTCGCCGGAGAAGTGCCGGCGGCTGACGATCTCGACCTTCCATGCGGCTTGTCTTAAGTTCCTTCGGCGCCATATCCATCTGCTCGGCTACAAGAACGATTTTCTGATCTACGATGCCGGCGATCAACTCGCCCTGGTGAAGGGGTGCACCGAGGCGCTGTCGGTCAACGAAGATCTCTATCCGCCGCGGACTTTTTTGACCCGGATCAGCCAGTTAAAACATCAGTTGATGAGCCCCGCCGAATTCGCGGAGAAGGGGGCCGATTACGGCCTGGACGACAAGCTCAAGAAGGTCTATGCCCTTTACCAGGAACGGTTGTTGGCCGCGCAGGGGCTCGATTTCGACGATCTGCTCGGGTTGACGATCCGGCTGTTTGAATCGGTCCCGGAGGTCTGCCGGCGCTATCGAGAACAGTACGAATATATTCTGGTCGACGAGTATCAAGACACCAACCCGGCCCAGTATCGATTGATTCGGCTCCTCACCTCGGAGCGGCGGAATCTCTGCGTCGTCGGCGACGACGACCAGTCGATCTATGCGTTTCGCGGGGCCGACGTCGGGAACATTCTCAGCTTCGAGCGCGATTTTCCCGACACGAAGGTGGTGATCCTCAACCAGAATTACCGGTCGACCCGGACGATTCTGGCGGCGGCCTCCGCGGTGATCGAAAACAACACCAAGCGGAAATCGAAACAGCTCTTCACCGAGAACCCGACGGGAGAGCCGATCCTCTGGTCTCAGGTTGAAAGCGAGGAGGAAGAAGCGGGCTTCGTTCGCGACACAATCCGGGGGCTGGTCGACCGGGAAGGGCGGACCCTCTCCGACTTCTGCATTCTCTATCGGACGAACGCCCAGTCGCGCGTGATGGAGGAGGCCCTTCGCAACGCCGGGATTCCTTACTTCATCTTCGGCGGCCTTCGATTTTATGAGCGGAAGGAGATCAAGGACCTCATCGCCTACCTTCGGCTGACCGTCTATCCGGAAGATGCCCTTAGCTTGCGGCGGGTGATCAATCTCCCCCAACGGGGGGTCGGGACGACCTCGCTCGACCGGCTCGCGACCTATGCGGAGACACACGCCCTCTCGTTGTACGATGCCATCGGCCGAATTGTCTCGGGGAGCGACGCGATGCTTCCCGATCAAATCGAACTGACCGGCGGGGCGAGACGGGGCCTCTCGGCTTTTTATCAGTTTATCGAGGCGATCCGAATCGTCTCCGAGAGCCAACCGTTATCGCAGGTCGTCCGTTATCTTATCGAAGAGCTTCATTATCTCGATTATCTGAAGAAGGAATTCACGACGGAGGCCGAAGGGCGGATCGAGAACGTGATGGAGTTCATCGACGCGGCCGATCAGTTCCATCCGATCGTCGACGAGGAGGAGCTTTCCGGCGTGGCCGAAACCGAGCGCCCGACCGATCTGAAGGCCTTTCTCGACCAGATCGCATTGGTCTCGAATGGGGATGAACGGGACGCGAGCGGCGGCGGGGTGACGCTGATGACGCTCCACTCGGCCAAGGGGCTCGAATTTCCGGTGGTCTTCCTGATCGGGATGGAGGAGGGGCTCTTTCCCCACTCGCGGTCGCTCACCGATCTTCGGGAGATGGAAGAAGAGCGGCGACTCTGCTATGTTGGAATGACCCGTGCGATGGAGCGGCTCTACCTCGTCAGCGCCGCGCACCGGCGGCTCTACGGCAGCTCTCAGTGGAACGCGCCGTCCCGATTTATTCAAGAGCTGCCGAAGGAGGGGATCACGATCGTGAGCCGCCGGCCGGCCTTCCGTCCGGAGGCGGACGGCCGCCGCGCGCAGAGCTGGCGGGTCAAGAAAGAGTCGGACGATCCGGTGTATAACGACATCCAGGAGAGCGAGGCGGGGCTCTTCCCGGTCGGCGCGATGGTCCGCCACCCGCTCTTCGGAATCGGCCGTGTCCAGCGGTGCGAGGGGGAGGGAGAGGGGGCGAAAGTTACCGTCGCCTTCTCCTCGGCCGGGACGAAGAAATTGGCATTGAAATATGCTAGACTGGAAAAATGTTCTTAA